The Kangiella marina genome window below encodes:
- a CDS encoding FecR family protein has protein sequence MGSLRSMNWLLSIFVMLVLALPQSVAEDWLYTVRKGDTIWGLSHKYLKEPLKFQEIQKYNNIQLDRQLPPGVTLKFPMEYLKFAPAEVDVTAINGSVYFVRRGIKKPLTLQHTLVLDDILVTEKDSSVALLFADGSKLLLGENSELVFDIQTKWGETGMVDSRMRLMKGSAEGRVKPLIGPGANFEVQTPSAVATVRGTEFRVRVDDKDPGVVFNEVDEGTVAVQLHENRASVKQGFGIKTATNLPLSKPKALLPKPIFVNAQDKYPGHPVTLTWQSIDGAKDYYFELFEDAAMTKLAHKAVLSSNQVELPEVELGAYSVRVRAIDSDGLQGLNGTHRFVISPVPSSPSLEQGASSYLTGQPIEFQWSEKSDATSYRWRLAEDRQFQSLVTEEILTTTRKTLAAGLPAGTYYWDVAAGNNQGFGKSSVAASFDVKLPQQPVVTPIAESMPSDEALSVYWSQVAMATEYQWQISSDRDFKRIIEEGTTRDTRVDVSDLPEQQLYIRVAAKGPYNQFRYSEIQEIDIVEPSNGKTAFSIGSVLLFILML, from the coding sequence ATGGGCTCTTTGCGCTCGATGAATTGGCTTTTATCTATATTTGTAATGTTGGTGTTGGCTTTGCCACAGTCTGTGGCAGAAGACTGGCTGTATACCGTTCGTAAAGGTGACACGATCTGGGGCTTGTCACATAAATACCTTAAAGAACCCTTAAAATTTCAAGAAATCCAAAAATACAACAATATTCAACTCGATCGTCAGTTGCCACCCGGTGTGACCTTAAAATTCCCGATGGAGTACCTCAAGTTTGCCCCTGCGGAAGTGGATGTTACTGCCATTAATGGTTCGGTTTATTTTGTTCGACGAGGAATTAAAAAGCCCTTAACGCTTCAACACACCTTGGTATTGGACGATATCTTAGTCACGGAGAAAGACTCGAGCGTCGCCTTGCTATTCGCTGATGGCTCTAAGCTGCTGTTAGGCGAAAACTCTGAGCTGGTGTTCGATATTCAAACTAAATGGGGCGAGACCGGCATGGTCGATAGCCGTATGCGTTTGATGAAAGGCTCGGCGGAAGGGCGCGTTAAGCCGTTGATTGGTCCGGGCGCTAATTTTGAAGTACAGACACCGTCAGCCGTAGCGACCGTTCGTGGTACTGAGTTTAGGGTTCGTGTTGATGACAAGGATCCAGGAGTGGTGTTCAATGAAGTGGACGAAGGAACCGTCGCAGTGCAGTTGCATGAAAATCGGGCCTCAGTAAAACAGGGTTTTGGCATTAAAACGGCCACTAATTTGCCGTTATCGAAACCTAAAGCGTTGCTACCAAAACCGATATTTGTGAATGCTCAGGATAAATATCCAGGACACCCAGTAACGCTTACCTGGCAGTCGATTGATGGTGCCAAAGACTATTATTTTGAGCTCTTTGAAGATGCTGCAATGACCAAGTTAGCGCATAAGGCGGTATTAAGCAGCAATCAAGTCGAGTTACCTGAGGTTGAGCTGGGAGCTTATAGTGTTCGAGTAAGAGCGATTGATAGCGATGGCTTGCAGGGCTTAAATGGCACTCATAGATTCGTCATATCGCCAGTCCCTTCCAGTCCTAGCTTAGAGCAAGGGGCGTCAAGTTATCTAACGGGCCAACCGATTGAGTTTCAATGGAGTGAAAAATCGGATGCGACCAGTTATCGCTGGCGACTGGCTGAAGATCGTCAGTTTCAGAGTCTGGTGACTGAAGAAATCCTAACAACTACACGCAAAACTTTGGCCGCTGGCTTACCAGCTGGGACTTATTACTGGGATGTTGCGGCAGGAAATAATCAGGGCTTTGGCAAGAGCTCAGTCGCCGCAAGTTTTGATGTTAAGCTGCCACAACAGCCAGTAGTGACGCCGATTGCTGAAAGCATGCCGTCCGATGAAGCCTTAAGTGTTTATTGGAGTCAAGTGGCCATGGCAACGGAATATCAGTGGCAAATAAGTTCTGATCGAGACTTCAAACGTATTATCGAAGAAGGAACCACTCGGGATACTCGGGTCGATGTTAGCGACTTGCCAGAGCAGCAGCTTTATATCCGAGTGGCAGCTAAAGGACCTTATAATCAATTTCGTTATTCTGAGATTCAAGAAATTGACATCGTAGAGCCAAGCAATGGTAAAACGGCATTTAGCATTGGCTCGGTACTTCTATTCATCCTAATGCTTTAA
- a CDS encoding CHASE2 domain-containing protein: MFEKRRFFTKGGIAFATALAVTAFFLSYFKVFQPVELLAYDRMLRLQTTQYSDNVVIVSMDEKSLRQYGPLPWPRELHAKAIERLTQARVKAIGYDVLFNKEKDDGDKALTKAVSDSGKIVFPVLIDELKQDGQLIELQPFPELYQASAELGMVHFELDSDNIARGVYLKSGLGEPYWRAFAAEVLDVANGDETFQLPFEDGKSEEASYNLTKIEKTHFALIPYKKNRDYFPRVSFVDLVEGEIDPNVLNGRTVFVGVTATAARNADFLPVPVNRDGQIMSGVEINATLFNGLSNDELILPVNLLLSSIISGFLVLVLFMLIPRSMPRHNVYLVFVLAFTMMFVSWVMLHGANRWLPMVTPAIVMILGYFLWVWRAVVTNMAFFRRTVKRLQLEVSNSFEPDVRATYEQHFTFWKRLKLIRGWSNDERDIVDFDRSIPIEVGNRPWLIELEKQSEQERRLFNKLYEQSTLTEEVEATQGSVIEDKVAQVQTAITKINFLRRFVEKTMDKMSDGIMLLDMSGIVFYANLEAKKYMKINDGDDIFSVLSQLNIQSNNDWAEELKSVMLTGVGREVQATNHNKSYFKVGFSLLDNIDGQDFIIINLADITSVKREQQRQLEMIDFISHDLRSPMTSVLALLGQFRADSSKLGIDELNSKVERLTKSSLSLAEHFLMLSRAESDIEMPLYPVELLDSIDNALATARPLAKDKNIRLTFNFADYDDTWLQANEDLLERVVLNLLTNAIKYSPADSVVSITLEEDEKDVRLLVHDQGEGINKEQMETIFEPFSRIRRHEIAKIKGIGLGLRFVKAAMERFGGSVSVESVLGEGSCFILSFPQSVVVDDDPNDIS, encoded by the coding sequence GTGTTTGAGAAGCGTCGGTTCTTTACCAAAGGTGGCATTGCATTTGCCACCGCTCTCGCCGTAACGGCATTCTTCCTATCCTATTTTAAGGTTTTTCAGCCTGTTGAGCTGCTGGCCTATGATCGGATGTTGCGTTTACAAACCACCCAATATTCAGACAATGTGGTTATTGTTTCGATGGATGAAAAAAGCTTACGTCAGTATGGACCTTTGCCGTGGCCACGTGAGCTACATGCTAAGGCAATAGAGCGACTGACCCAAGCGAGAGTGAAGGCCATTGGTTATGACGTTTTGTTTAACAAAGAAAAAGATGACGGAGATAAAGCCCTAACCAAGGCCGTGAGCGACAGTGGTAAGATTGTTTTTCCCGTGCTTATCGACGAGTTAAAGCAAGATGGCCAGTTAATAGAGCTGCAACCTTTCCCCGAACTGTATCAGGCGAGCGCTGAGCTGGGTATGGTTCATTTCGAGCTTGATAGTGACAACATTGCGCGTGGGGTATATTTAAAATCTGGGCTGGGTGAACCTTATTGGCGAGCATTCGCAGCTGAAGTCCTTGATGTGGCCAATGGTGATGAAACCTTTCAGTTGCCTTTCGAGGATGGTAAGTCGGAAGAAGCCTCTTATAATCTGACCAAGATCGAAAAAACACACTTCGCATTAATCCCTTACAAAAAAAATCGAGATTACTTTCCTCGGGTGAGTTTTGTTGATTTGGTTGAAGGTGAAATTGATCCCAATGTGCTTAATGGGCGCACCGTGTTTGTTGGAGTCACTGCAACGGCGGCACGAAATGCTGATTTTTTGCCGGTGCCAGTCAATCGTGATGGGCAGATCATGTCGGGTGTTGAAATCAATGCGACTTTGTTCAACGGTCTCAGCAACGATGAATTGATTTTGCCGGTGAACCTGCTGCTGTCGAGCATTATTTCAGGCTTTTTGGTGTTGGTTTTATTCATGCTCATTCCGCGTTCAATGCCAAGACATAACGTGTATCTGGTATTTGTGTTGGCATTTACCATGATGTTTGTCAGCTGGGTGATGCTGCATGGCGCCAACCGATGGCTGCCGATGGTCACGCCAGCCATTGTGATGATTCTCGGTTACTTCCTCTGGGTGTGGCGAGCGGTGGTAACCAATATGGCCTTTTTCCGCCGCACGGTTAAGCGATTACAGCTCGAAGTTAGCAACAGTTTTGAGCCAGACGTCCGAGCCACTTACGAGCAACATTTTACTTTCTGGAAACGGCTAAAATTAATCCGTGGATGGTCGAATGACGAGCGAGACATTGTAGACTTTGACCGAAGTATTCCTATTGAGGTAGGTAATCGACCTTGGTTGATTGAGCTTGAGAAGCAAAGCGAACAAGAACGGCGATTATTCAACAAACTGTATGAACAGTCGACCTTAACGGAGGAAGTCGAGGCAACGCAAGGAAGTGTGATTGAGGATAAAGTCGCTCAAGTACAAACAGCCATCACGAAAATTAACTTCCTTAGACGATTTGTCGAGAAAACCATGGATAAGATGTCCGACGGTATCATGCTGCTCGACATGTCAGGCATCGTCTTTTACGCCAATCTCGAAGCCAAAAAATACATGAAAATCAATGATGGTGATGATATTTTCTCTGTGCTGTCACAGCTGAATATACAGTCTAATAACGACTGGGCGGAAGAGTTAAAAAGCGTGATGCTAACCGGTGTGGGGCGTGAAGTTCAGGCGACCAATCATAACAAAAGCTACTTTAAAGTTGGTTTCTCGCTACTGGACAACATTGATGGTCAGGACTTTATTATTATCAATCTGGCCGACATTACTTCTGTTAAGCGTGAGCAGCAGCGACAGTTAGAGATGATTGATTTCATTTCACACGACTTGCGCTCGCCGATGACATCGGTGCTTGCTTTGTTGGGGCAGTTTCGAGCCGATAGCAGTAAGCTGGGTATCGATGAACTGAACTCAAAGGTTGAGCGATTAACCAAGTCGAGCTTGTCTTTGGCGGAGCACTTCTTGATGCTGTCTAGAGCTGAGAGTGATATAGAAATGCCGCTTTATCCGGTTGAGCTTCTGGATAGTATTGATAATGCTTTAGCGACAGCGCGTCCCCTTGCTAAGGACAAGAACATTCGCTTAACGTTTAATTTTGCCGATTATGACGATACTTGGCTTCAAGCCAATGAGGATCTTCTGGAGCGCGTGGTCCTCAACCTATTGACCAATGCAATTAAGTATTCACCTGCGGACAGCGTGGTGTCGATTACGTTGGAAGAGGACGAAAAAGACGTGCGTCTGTTAGTGCACGATCAAGGCGAGGGCATCAATAAGGAACAAATGGAAACAATCTTTGAGCCATTCTCAAGGATTCGACGCCATGAAATAGCTAAGATCAAAGGCATTGGTTTGGGGCTTCGGTTTGTCAAAGCTGCGATGGAGCGCTTTGGCGGAAGTGTGTCGGTTGAAAGTGTTCTTGGGGAAGGTTCCTGCTTTATTTTGTCATTTCCGCAGTCTGTGGTGGTCGATGATGACCCCAATGATATTAGCTAA
- a CDS encoding DMT family transporter translates to MYQNVQKHLAMIGLVCAIVLWAASFVAMKYAIAEFGPILTVFLRMILAAAVLIFFLRPMAKKQQYQKGDWWLLLLLALCEPCLYFIFESYALTYTTASEAGMITSLQPIMVAVAAYYLLKEKLNSRLIVGCLMAVAGVVWLTLSGESSEHASNPMLGNALEFGAITAAAAYCLLARKLSQRYSPVFLTLLQMIMGTLFFLPFLLVQDTVIPTDVSAEGVIAILFLAFGVNIFAFTCYNFAFKTMPASKVGSMMNLLPIGTLFFGWLILDEQLNGTQYLAAGLVLLGVIWSQTKPRSTVFVEHYVVRKSMRERAKQRLLRGFGLEKGESSEYQPQAKAEPKAES, encoded by the coding sequence ATGTACCAAAACGTTCAGAAACATCTGGCCATGATTGGCTTAGTCTGTGCGATTGTCTTGTGGGCAGCATCATTTGTCGCAATGAAATATGCGATCGCGGAATTTGGGCCGATTTTAACGGTGTTCTTGCGCATGATTTTGGCGGCGGCGGTATTGATCTTTTTCTTACGTCCGATGGCCAAAAAGCAACAATACCAAAAGGGTGACTGGTGGTTACTCTTGTTGTTGGCGTTGTGTGAGCCCTGCCTCTACTTTATCTTTGAAAGCTATGCCCTGACTTACACTACTGCCTCAGAAGCCGGCATGATTACATCGTTGCAGCCTATTATGGTTGCAGTGGCTGCCTATTACTTACTAAAAGAAAAGCTTAACAGTCGATTGATTGTTGGTTGCTTAATGGCCGTTGCTGGTGTGGTGTGGTTAACCTTGAGTGGCGAAAGTAGTGAGCACGCTTCTAATCCTATGTTGGGTAATGCGTTAGAGTTTGGCGCAATTACCGCTGCTGCTGCTTACTGTTTGTTGGCGAGAAAGTTGTCACAACGTTATTCGCCGGTATTTTTAACGCTGCTACAGATGATCATGGGAACCTTATTCTTCCTACCATTTTTATTGGTACAAGATACTGTGATCCCGACGGATGTTTCGGCTGAGGGCGTGATTGCAATTTTATTCCTAGCATTTGGTGTCAATATCTTCGCATTTACCTGCTACAACTTTGCCTTTAAAACCATGCCCGCGAGTAAAGTCGGAAGCATGATGAATTTGTTACCGATAGGGACATTATTTTTTGGATGGCTTATATTGGATGAACAGCTGAACGGCACTCAATACTTGGCCGCAGGCTTGGTTTTACTGGGTGTGATTTGGTCGCAAACTAAACCAAGAAGCACCGTATTTGTCGAGCACTATGTGGTGCGTAAATCCATGCGTGAGAGGGCAAAGCAAAGACTATTAAGAGGGTTTGGCCTGGAAAAGGGTGAGTCCTCAGAGTATCAGCCCCAAGCAAAGGCCGAGCCGAAAGCAGAATCCTAG